gaaccccccgaccgcccaaggggactcgaaccccctgtcgatctatcagcagagggatggggcgtccccgcatccactccagccctggggagcatggctgcgtccagcttctccccggtgggctataccctggagctccaaccagacagacggataggatcccaatacctcggaacccaatacttcgaaacctaatacctccaaacccaatacctccaaacccaatacctccaaacccaatacctccggaggcttttcttaaaaattctgatgctggctcagttctcgtcgtttgatcccggacgagcccccaaatgttagggtccgtgatcaaaggaacgagactgatacaaagcgaaggtcaagcaaagctttatttcgcgccaagcatcatgaatcgcactgaccggtcagggctttcttttataaaagatgacaactttgaccccggcgagcctactcccaatgaggttgctgacatctaggtcgtttctcactgtgtcactgctgagggtcctggagtgcggggcagggctgctggcaccgcaggcgtcgagggaccgctgacaactggaccgcagatgtctcaggaccgcaggcgtcgagggaccgctgacaactggaccgcagatgtctcaggaccgcaggcctcgagggaccgctgacaactggaccgcagatgtctcaggaccgcaggcgtcgagggaccgctaacaactggaccgcagatgtctcaggaccgcaggcctcgagggaccgctgacaactggaccgcagatgtctcaggaccgcaggcgtcgagggaccgctgacaactggaccgcagatgtctcaggaccgcaggcctcgagggaccgctgacaactggaccgcagatgtctcaggaccgcaggcctcgagggaccgctgacaactggaccgcagatgtctcaggaccgcaggcgtcgagggaccgctaacaactggaccgcagatgtctcaggaccgcaggcctcgagggaccgctgacaactggaccgcagatgtctcaggaccgcaggcgtcgagggaccgctgacaactggaccgcagatgtctcaggaccgcaggcctcgagggaccgctgacaactggaccgcagatgtctcaggaccgcaggcgtcgagggaccgctgacaactggaccgcagatgtctcaggaccgcaggcctcgagggaccgctgacaactggaccgcagatgtctcaggaccgcaggcgtcgagggaccgctgacaactggaccgcagatgtctcaggaccgcaggcgtcgagggaccgctgacaactggaccgcagatgtctcaggaccgcaggcgtcgagggaacgctgacaactggaccgcagatgtctcaggaccgcaggcgtcgagggaccgctggcaactggaccgcagatgtctcaggaccgcaggcgtcgagggaccgctgacaactggaccgcagacgactggactgctgggccgccggaggctggaggctgcaggcggcggcgctcggggccggaggctggaagctacaggctacggtgctcggggccgccgccggaggctggaagctgcaggtggcggcgctcgaggccggaggctggaagctgcaggcgacggtgctcggggccgccgccggaggctggaagctgcaggtggcggcgctcgaggccggaggctggaagctgcaggcggcggcactcggggccgccgccggaggctgcaggcggcggcgctcggggccgccgccggaggctgcaggcggcggcgctcggggccgccgccggagggcgcaggcggcggcgctcggggccgccgccggagggcgcaggcggcggcgctcggggccgccgccggagactgcaggcggcggcgctcggggccgccgccggagggcgcaggcggcggcgctcggggccgccgccggaggctgcaggcgatggctcggggctggaggctggaagctgcaggcggcggtgctcgccgccggaggctggaagctgcaggcggcggcgctcggggccgccgccagaggctgcaggcggcggcgctcggggccgccgccggagggtgcaggcggcggcgctcggggccgccgccggaggctgcaggcggcggcgctcggggccgccgccggagggtgcaggcggcggcgctcggggccgccgccggaggctgcaggcggcggcgctcggggccgccgccggagggtgcaggcggcggcgctcggggccgccgccggagggtgcaggcggcggcgctcggggccgccgccggaggctgcaggcggcggcgctcggggccgccgccggaggctgcaggcggcggcgctcggggccgccgccggaggctgcaggcggcggcgctcggggccgccgccggaggctgcaggcgatggctcggggccgccgccggaggctgcaggcggcggcgctcggggccgccgccggagggtgcaggcggcggcgctcggggccgccgccggagggtgcaggcggcggcgcccggggccgccgccggagggtgcaggcggcggcgcccggggccgccgccggaggctgcaggcggcggcgctcggggccgccgccggagggtgcaggcggcggcgctcagggcggccgccggaggctggaggctggaccgccaaacgcggttatagctcttacaagagctgttacagctcttctatacaccgttgactcccctgctcttctgcgacttccaccgctctccgctccacttcaccgctctccgccgacttcaccgctctccgccgacttcaccgctctccgccgacttcaccgctctccgccgacttcaccgctctccgccgacttcatccctcctgtagcagccgctgctctcctgcagcagcccccggccctcctgcagcagcccccggccctcctgcaggagccccggctctcctgcaggagcccgcggctctcctgcaggagcccccccctcggcagcctggcagagcaacctttatgggggtggttgagccccgcccctacacaggtggccaattgaatttcaaccttcccagcggatatacctacggcctactgattggatgactccactcagtctgccccacccttacacctCCCACACGCGCGCACTCGGGCAGAGCCggcgggcgggaggcggaggcaccCTCGGAGCCCGGCGCCCGGCGGGGAGGGGGCGTGCGACCGGGGACCGGCCCCGAGGCGCAGGATGGAGGAGGAGATGCAGCCGGCGGAGGAGGGGCCCAGCGTCCCCAAAATCTACAAGCAGCGCAGCCCCTACAGCGTCCTCAAGACGTTCCCCAGCAAGAGACCGGCGCTGGCCAAGCGCTACGACAGACCCACCCTGGTGGAGCTGCCGCACGtccggccgccgccgcccccgccgcccttCGCGCCGCACGCCGCGGTCTCCATCAGCAGCAgcgagccgccgccgccgccgcagcagcAGCAGTTCCAGGCGCAGAGCTCCTACCCCGCCGGGCCCggccgggccgccgccgccgcctcgtcGTCGTCTCCATCCTGCACGCCCGCCGCGTCCCAGGGCCACCTGAGGACTCCGGCGCCGCCGCCGGCGGCCCCCGCCGCCTCCTCATCCTCGTCCTTCGCCGCCGTCGTCAGGTATGGCCCGGGCCCGGCGGCCGCCACGGGCAGCAGCAGCGCGGGCAGCGACGGCGCCAGCCTGGAGCTCAGTGCAGGTACCGACCAACTCCTGGGCGCAACTTTCCTTCCCGCCCGGccgcggggaggggtgggggcccgGGCACCAGAAGCTGGGCATGGCGGACGCCGTTTCGCGCGCGCCGGGCCCGGCGGGAGGGGCGCGACGGGAGCCGGGCGAGCGCAGCCCCGGCTGAGAGAGAGTCGGGGCGTCGGAGCGCAACCCCGAGGCCTCCACGCACCGGCGGTAACTTCTAGAGGATTCCGCGCCGCCGCGTGCGGAGCTTCCGACGGCGCGCGCGCCTCCTAACAGGTGGCTCCGCGCTCGGATCCGGCGTGGCGCCCAGGCTGCGGGTCGGTGGCGGTCCGCGGCCCGGCTCCCTCGGGGGAGGAGTCGGGGAGGCAGCCTCGCCGCCGAGGTCGCGCGCCGGACACCCCAGGGTGGCGGCCGCGGCCGCTCGGGGCGAGGCAGGCGCTGCTCGGGCGGCGCTCGGGGACGCCCTCCCTTTACCCTGGGCGGCTGCActttttccttccacttttccTTTACCTCTCTTCTCCgctgttttttccttctctttccccttccttacCTTCCGATCCTCTTTTTCACCACCTCTTTGATGTACTCTTACTCTGCCGCGGTCCACTCGGCTGGCTCTGGatctccctttttcttcttctgtgcgCTTGTGTTTCCCGTGCGCGCGCGGTCCCTGCTCGGCGGCCCTCTTTCCCTACCCGCCCCGGAGTCCCGGCCGGTGGGGGCAAGAGGGCGGGCTCCTCTGCAGCAGCCAGGCGGCTGGACCTGGCGCTGGGCGCTGGCCCCTGCGGCGGACTTTAGGGAGAGGGAcgtcccgcccctcccccccagccaaGGGACACCCGTCCCCGGGGCGTTTGGGACCCGCCGTCcaagcccccccccgccccacgccGGGAGTGATGGGGCTGCACGGCGCCTCCGGAGCATCTGGGCCCCAGCTCTGACGAAATGCCTGGTGGGGAGAACCCCCAGGGCACGAGGTTCCTCTCCGCCGGGAGCCTGCAGGAGGCCCCCTCGGAAAAGGCTGCTCTCCTTCGGGTTAGGCTCCGGGGAGGTGGGCTGGTAGAAAGGCCATAGCCTGGGGCCTGCACCCAAGGGCACTCTGCGCTCCCTCGGGGCGCAGAGCCGCGTTTAGCTCGCTCCTGAGAACGAAAAGTTCCTGCTCTGGGCCTTGTATGGCATTTTGGAGTCCTCCAAATTCGGCATATCGGTGGATCCAAGGCTTTTGTCCTGATGAAAATATGAGCATTGTCTCTAAATGAGTTATAGATGCCTGGGCTAATGTTCTGTTGTTTGTCAATATTTTGACGCATGAAAGAttggttttgagaaagaaaatctaattACAGGTAATAGTGAAGACTTGTTCTGTCACATCTCTCACTGATTTGGAGATGTTTGACGGCTTCGAGTGGGGTTCTTATGTAGGGGTTCTTATTGTTTGTGGCTTggtttgttgttgggttttttttttccccccagttgcTTTTGACTTGATattgtgttgtgtttttatattattgttaGGCTACCCACCCACTTCCATTTTGTCCCTTATTACTCTTTTGTGTTCTCCCCTTTGAGTAaggtttgtgttctctctctctctctctctctctctctctcgatttGGACTCTTCTCTTCATTCATGCCCATGTTTATTCCCTTGTTCtgctttatctttgttttatatggtgtttgggttcttttccccttttctatgTTTTGCCTATCCCTTTGCATAACCTTAGTTCCACCACGTTCACTGGGGGAGTTTCCCCCCTTTTTATCTGCCTGCGAAGTCTTTAATCAACCTTTTGCTTCCTTTTATGCACTATAAATCTGCCCCCTTGTTTCCATTTTTCAGCCATAGTTTTAACCTGGCTTTTTCCTGCATTTCTCTTTTGTACACCAGCCATTTGCTGTCCTTTTCCATGCTCCTTCCTGCTCTAACAGTGTCCTTGCTGTCTTTCATTCACAAggagtttgtttttccttttcacctTGTTGTAAAATGTTCTCTTTCAGTGTTTCTTCCTAGTTAATTTTGTCCTAGTTAATTTTGCCAGGTGGACATCACAACATCATTGCATCTAAAAGAGTGAAAGGGGGCTTTGTCTGATGCCCCATCAAACTccctatattttttatttccttttattctcaaggctgctgttgctgctcctttttttttttttaaggtcatagAGAGGTAAGCTTGATAGCACCAAGTACAGGATGCCATGTGCTTGTTGGAAAGATGGGAACTGGATGGTAGGTTTCTTCCATGCAGTGAGGAAAATGGTCTGgcaggggggggaaaaaaaaaaagccatggtaCTAGACATCATGAATTATGGTCCTAATATTAATCATTGATGGACAAAGCCATCTCTTAACAGGCACAGAGATGTGAGTGGCCATCAGAGGGACAGTCACCTGAAGAGCTGATTGGCTCTTTGTGGAACTAGTGGTTCCACTTTGAACCAATGAGCATGTGTGCAGAGACAGACACCATTTAAGCAtactggggagggggctggggaggtggtAAGTTGCTTGTTGCACCCTCACAAAAGTGTTCTGCAGCCTCTCCAGCTAGCTGGTAAACGGAAAATAGTCAAGACGTCCATGTGATAAATCAAGTCAGAGATAGAAGAGAGATAGCTGAGTGTCCAGAGTAAATGCAGGGAAAAGATGAAAAGGTTGAAGTGAATCTTATTTGCCATTAAGAGCCATAAACCATTGAGAGGAGAAATATGtgattaaaaatagatttttcagCATTCTTATAAAATCTCATGAAGAGTATAATTTTCCTTAAAAGGGGTAATATACCATGGTTTTAAGAGCATATTTTTCCTCTGTGGGAGGCTTAGAGTTAAAACCCACGTAGATCTTGATATGCAGCCTAAATTTGGCATCAGGAAATGGGAAATTGCATCTTTAAGCAGAGTACAATCAAAAATGAATTACAATAAATCCTATATAATTGCATAGGTCATTCTCTTTAATGAGATTTTATTAACCTGACTGTCAAGCTTTTGAGTCAGGCAGATATTTTATCTTCTTCAACTGATAAAAGTGTCAGCTATAAACCAccatataaatattcataaatctACACATCTGTGGCAGCCTATCAGCATCATTCTTTTGGACATTAAAAGCATTCTAATTACTTTCTGTCTAGCAGAGCTGAAATGCTGCCTGTTATAGTATGTGCTTGGCAGGCATGATTGCTTTTGTTTGCCATCACAAATAGCAGCATCCTATTTTATATACCGATGGTCCAGAAAATATTCAGGGATTGACTGAGCAGGATGAATATTAGGAAGCACCATCTGGTTTTGATAGCACCGAGTATATTAACTCATCTGTTAATTTTTGACAcatcattgatttatttatttagaaaaattgcATCCTGTTTTGCTGTGTTGATGTTTgccattatgaaaaaaaattggatggccttttttttaaaagacatagttCATTGATTTAAGACAAGGGTGATGCTCCCAAAGATGCTTTCATTTTCTAACTTCTATTTTCTATGCCATGAAGTCCTCTCTTCAGAAGTTATATTAATGTTTTAAGGAAATCATCTATTTTGAACTAGCTGGAAATCCTTTTGGTAGATAAAACGTATGGATACGTGATAGTAgatcacaaaattttttttctgcttctgcatttttcatattaatatatttcaCCCTTCgctgggctaaaatcaaaaggTTACCACTAATCTCGACGTCTGTGATCTCCTTCATGGTAACAGAATACTCTTGGGTATAGGCTGTGATGGACAAATTCCATTCAAGGCTTTACTTACAAAGAAGGACATTAAAAAAGGCGCCTGTGTTTGATTGCTGAGTTCCCATCCCTTATTCACTTATCAGATTTAGGATGGATTAAACCACTTAAATTTAGaagaatttctagaaatgaattttttaattaaaaaaataatcacgGGTTCAGATTTTGGAATCAGACTAGGCACAATTTGCAACATGATATTATTCCAACAGATTGCACAGCAGAGCAAAATAAATTACAAGTGGTCACTTTACAGTGCTTCATGACTGTGATTTATTAACATTTTGCAGTATTTACTTTTAGAGAACTTAGGAATAAAGTAGGTAGTGTTAAAGCCCCTTTGTAAACTGTTGACTTTGTACTTCCTTGCCATTGCTTGCGTGGAGCATTCTGTAACTAGGGGGggaaagcagttaaaaaaaaattcaaaatacatgttCACACTTTGCTCAATTAAGAATCATGGGTCAGTGACCATTCGATTGTGTTCGTATGAAAACAgaacttttctccatttcttagcGTAATGGGCATTGCACAGTACTTGCATTTCTAATTATATTCTGTCTGGAAAGCTAAAGTATTGCTGGCTGCAATATGGAGTAAGTAGAAAGATGTGCTGTTTTCTGCCAAGTGTAATAGtaatatttttcatcatattCTTCCACGTATTGATGTGAAAACACTACTTCAATGTTTTAAGTtaccaaaaagaagagaaattcaaCTTTAAGGCTTACGGTTGCTATTTTTGCATCTGTCAGTTCTCAGAACAAATTCAGaatgaagcattttttaaaaactgaaggcAAGAACTGTTTTATGGTTGTAGCTACTCTCTGATATTCTGATCGCATTTTAATACATTATCTTCATAATGTAGCATAttacataatgatttttttctcagcatattACAAGTTtatccttcaattaaaaaaacaaatcatgcTTATCCCCAAGTCAgagttttttcccccttaaaatgTATACCCTAATGTGATTTATCAATATGATGAAAGCTACTGAGTGTGCTTTAGGACATGGAACAAATATATTCAAGCAATTCTTTATAGGCACTTCTATTTTAgcctttcttttcatattttgctCCTTTCATCAAGGTTATGTTAGAAGTGTATAGGATGTAAATCATTCGGGACTGTGCTGATTAAAATGCAAACAGTAAATACAACTTCAGGTCTGGAATGGGATTATAGGATTAAAATGAATGGAAACTGCTAGTGTGCTAGAATTGAAAATTCCCAATCAATATCATCCTTTGATTTTactaataaaagaacaaaaacccgGAAGCGAAGATGAGAATGCAACATCATCTTAAGTCATCCCTCTTATATGGTTCAACCATTtactttgtttatttggtttgggtcaatgtaaagaaacaaaacccacatATCTGAGGTCTTCCCCTATTACTTTTTGGTTTAAATCGTGAGCACAGTTCTTCCCTTCCAcctggcagggggcagaggcatCAGTTCCAGCAAACATGCTGCCCATATCCACATCCCTTTTTCTCCCAGAGAGCGAGTGGACTTTATCCTTGCTGCTGCTTCAGTGAAGTTCCCAGCGCATCAATCAGTTCTAGCCTGAAACTGTACCTTACATCTGGTTCTTTCTTCAGGACTCAAAAATCATTGTGTTAAAAAACAGACCTGTACCTAATATTTGTGGGATTTAGGACAAGAGTGCAAATTCAGGCCTACATACCATATATCTAAATAATTAACtaactgttaaataaaatatgttccatCCACCTATCCTGATAAATACACCTTCTTAATGACCAGATTTGACTTTGGAGTTTTCAGCCAGCCCAtggccttctctccccacccccagcttcatCTTCCACTAGGAGGAACCTCACATATACAGGAATGGATGCCCCAGTCCAAACTTCCAGGCTCTGGCACCATGGTCTGTCTTTGGGAGAATGGCTCAGGGACGAGTCCAACCCAGGCCCTCGAAGCAGTTTGAGTAAGGAATTCCTGGATCTGGGGTACCTCACCATGGGCAGAGGGTGGGATGGAGGAGGACGGTTAGGGTAGGGATCCCCCTGCCTGTGTCTAAGGGTAGTATTGGTCCTAAGAGTGGGAAAGCACTGGGCCGGGAAGAAAACAGCCTTGTGGACTCGCAGCCTGCCCAGAGTGCTCTAGCCACCCCAGCCAAGGATATGTGAAATGCTCTAAAGTAAAACCTATTTGTTTACAAGAGGCCCTGCATATAGTCAGTATATACTTTGCTGTCCCCATAGAAGCCCTCAAACATCtcaccatttttcatttttcaagtttattCCCCCCCCCAAATACAGCTGATCAACATGTTCAGAAACAGCAAGTAGCTAGTTAAATTTCTATCATAAATAGTTGCTGGCATCTCAAATCTGCAGTATTTTGTGGCCATTatcctggggagggaggagaggagatgaGAGGCATCTGCCACCTCCACATAAGCCTTACAGAGCATCgctctgtttttataaatagtcCATTCTGGGAGGTGGTCTGGAAAGAAGAGAACGTACCTTGTGACATTTGCATTTGGGGTAAATTTTCAAGACCCTTAGACATCACGAAAACATGTTTTCACGGTTTGAGggggttttgcttgtttttctaaaCTGATTACTTTCCACttggtttttacttttcattGATTGACAATTAATATGCTTTTGAATATGTTTCTGTGAACTAACCATCACTCTCGACACATGCCATTTTAAGAGACTTGACAGTCTAATGGAAGAGGCTCTAAGGAGAGACACTGCTGCTTTCCGCATGATACTTACACAGATTGGCCTAAACATGGGCCTTGACGAGAAATCCAAGTTCACAGATAAATGACAAGAAAGCGTAGTGAACACAGATGTTGGCTAACACGGTTTTGCTTTCGGGCTTGTCATCGTTTGCCTTATAGGCCACTCTTTGTTTTACCTTAGATGTCTAGTGAGCTCTTCAAAAGGACTTATCTTTCTTCTCCAGTTTGCATCTGGGAGCAACGTACTCTCGGCAGGGACCGTATCAGCTGATTAATAGCAAGGGCATGAGGGCACTCCAGAAATAGAAGTAATGATTGCTGTAAGCCCTCCTATCAATGAGGAATTGAGTCAGCAGTGACTGGCTCGATTCATTAGAGTAAGGATATTAATGAAGCCAAAGGTGTGGGTTCAGACCTGTGCAGGTCAGTTAATACCACAGTGATGGAAATCCCTATGTGGTGCCCAAAGTCAGTCTTGCCATTTcccagagggagggggtgggggaaactcTTGAGGCACCCCTCTGGTTGCAGAATGACAGGAAGCTAATGCATCCTATCTCGTCCCCTTAGTTTGGGATGAAAagtagaaatacatatttttaacatttttgaatgGTATGCTCAACACTGAGGCCCTCACTTACCCCCTTCCCCTTGTCTTTGGCTATCCACCTCTGatgtgtcttttcatgtgtttcagAGAGTCGAATGATCTTGGATGCCTTTGCCCAGCAATGCAGTCGAGTTCTTAGTCTCTTAAATTGTGGAGGAAAGCTTCTGGACTCCAACCATTCCCAATCCATGATTTCTTGCGTAAAGCAGGAAGGCTTGAGTTATACCGAAAGACAGGAGCAGTGTCCCATCGGGAAAGGGGTCCACAGTCAGACCTCTGATAACGTAGATGTAGACATGCAATAtatgcaaaggaaacaacagactTCTGCCTTTTTGAGGGTTTTCACTGACTCCCTACAAAATTACCTGCTCTCAGGGAGTTTCCCGACTCCAAACACATCATCGGTCAGTGAGTACGGCCATCTGGCCGACGTGGATCCTCTGTCAACCTCCCCCGTGCACACACTAGGTGGCTGGACCTCCCCGGCGACCTCCGAATCCCATGGTCACCCATCCTCTTCCACACtgccagaagaggaggaagaagaggaagaggaaggctaCTGTCCGAGGtgccaggagctggagcaggaggtTATTTCCCTGcaacaagaaaatgaagagcTCAGACGGAAATTGGAGAGCATCCCAGGTACCGTGCCATTTTCCTTGCAAGCCACCTGCAGATCCTTCCTTTCCGTTGtctcagctctgtgtgtgtgtgtgtgtgtgcgtgcatgcataAGTATCTATTTTTCAATTTGGCCAACAAGGGACAAAAGTTGGGAAAAACAGGCACGTGCACGGGGTG
The DNA window shown above is from Neovison vison isolate M4711 chromosome 11, ASM_NN_V1, whole genome shotgun sequence and carries:
- the BEND4 gene encoding BEN domain-containing protein 4 isoform X2 gives rise to the protein MEEEMQPAEEGPSVPKIYKQRSPYSVLKTFPSKRPALAKRYDRPTLVELPHVRPPPPPPPFAPHAAVSISSSEPPPPPQQQQFQAQSSYPAGPGRAAAAASSSSPSCTPAASQGHLRTPAPPPAAPAASSSSSFAAVVRYGPGPAAATGSSSAGSDGASLELSAESRMILDAFAQQCSRVLSLLNCGGKLLDSNHSQSMISCVKQEGLSYTERQEQCPIGKGVHSQTSDNVDVDMQYMQRKQQTSAFLRVFTDSLQNYLLSGSFPTPNTSSVSEYGHLADVDPLSTSPVHTLGGWTSPATSESHGHPSSSTLPEEEEEEEEEGYCPRCQELEQEVISLQQENEELRRKLESIPVPCQTVLDYLKTVLQHHNQLLVPQPAEQPTEGSKQLLNNYPVYITSKQWDEAVNSSKKDGRRLLRYLIRFVFTTDELKYSCGLGKRKRIH
- the BEND4 gene encoding BEN domain-containing protein 4 isoform X1 yields the protein MEEEMQPAEEGPSVPKIYKQRSPYSVLKTFPSKRPALAKRYDRPTLVELPHVRPPPPPPPFAPHAAVSISSSEPPPPPQQQQFQAQSSYPAGPGRAAAAASSSSPSCTPAASQGHLRTPAPPPAAPAASSSSSFAAVVRYGPGPAAATGSSSAGSDGASLELSAESRMILDAFAQQCSRVLSLLNCGGKLLDSNHSQSMISCVKQEGLSYTERQEQCPIGKGVHSQTSDNVDVDMQYMQRKQQTSAFLRVFTDSLQNYLLSGSFPTPNTSSVSEYGHLADVDPLSTSPVHTLGGWTSPATSESHGHPSSSTLPEEEEEEEEEGYCPRCQELEQEVISLQQENEELRRKLESIPVPCQTVLDYLKTVLQHHNQLLVPQPAEQPTEGSKQLLNNYPVYITSKQWDEAVNSSKKDGRRLLRYLIRFVFTTDELKYSCGLGKRKRSVQSGETGPERRPLDPVKVTCLREFIRMHCTSNPDWWMPSEEQINKVFSDAVGHARQGRAVGTFLHNGGSFYEGIDHQASQDEVFNKNSQDGSGD